ATACCTCCTGGACTTTCAATATTTATAGCCGTTATGAGCTTAAACTTACTAGGGGACGGATTAAGAGATGCATTAGACCCAAGACTAAAACAATAGCTGAGGAGGTGTAAGTATGAAAAATTTATTAGAAGTAAAAAACTTAAAAACACATTTTTATACCGAAGATGGTATCGTTCCAGCAGTAAATGGCGTTGATTTTAATTTAAAGCCGGGAGAAACTTTAGGAATTGTAGGAGAGTCCGGGTGTGGAAAAAGCATTACTTCGATGTCTATTATGAGACTGATACCAACTCCTCCTGGAAAAATTGTTGGTGGGGAGATTCTTTTTGAAGATAGAGATATCGTAAAAATGTCTGAGGCAGAGATACGAAAGATCCGAGGAAATGATATTGCAATGATTTTTCAAGAACCAATGACATCCTTAAACCCTGTATTTACAATTGGCAGCCAAATTATGGAGGCTATAATGCTGCACCAAAAAATGGACAAGAAAGCGGCAAGAGGAAAATGTATTGAAATGCTAAGGCTAGTTGGTATACCCAGAGCAGATGAAGTGGTAGACGATTATCCGCATCAATTTAGTGGTGGTATGAGACAGAGAGCTATGATCGCTATGGCGCTTTCTTGTAATCCGAAGCTTTTGATTGCAGATGAGCCGACTACAGCACTAGATGTTACCATTCAGGCTCAGATTATAGAGCTTATGAAGGAGTTAAAGGAAAAATTAAATACTGCGATTATGTTGATTACGCACGACTTAGGTGTTGTTGCTGAAATGGCAGATCACGTTATCGTTATGTATGCAGGAAGAATTGTAGAGGATGCAAACGTTATCGATTTGTTTAAAGATCCCAAGCATCCCTATACGATTGGTTTAATGAAATCGAAACCAAGTTTAGAAGGCAGTGCTAAAAGGCTGGATGTAATACCAGGAAGCGTACCGAATCCTTTAGCGATGCCAGAAGGTTGCTCATTCCACCCAAGATGTAGCCACGCTATGGAAGTTTGTAAAAAGCAAGTTCCAGAATTGACATCCATAGGCGGCGGACGTAAGGTTCGTTGTTGGCTATATAATAATGAAAGAGAGGTGGAATAGATGGCAGAATTGATAAAGGAGACAGAAAATTTAGTTGTCGTCAAAAACCTAAAAAAATATTTTCCAATCAAAGGTGGATTTTTAAAGCGTACAATCGGTCATGTACGTGCTGTAGAAGACATATCCTTCACAATTAAAAGAGGAGAGACCCTAGGGATTGTAGGGGAATCTGGCTGTGGGAAATCTACAACAGGACGAACGATACTCAATCTCCTAGAAAAAACAGATGGTGAAGTTTATTATAGAGGAAAAGAAATTTTTGGTCTTTCAAAGGAAGAGTTGATTCAGCTACGAACTAAAATGCAAATCGTATTTCAGGATCCATATAGCTCGCTGAACCCACGCTTGACAGTAGCTCAAATTGTTGGCGAGGCTTTAGTACACCACGGTATGGCTAAAAAAGGAAAAGAAGTCAATGATAGAGTGAGCGATATTATAGAAAAATGTGGTCTTGCACCCTACCATATCAGAAGATATCCGCATGAGTTCAGTGGTGGTCAAAGACAACGGATCGGTATAGCGAGAGCTTTAGCTCTGAATCCTGAATTTATCGTATGTGATGAGCCGGTTTCTGCGCTGGACGTTTCTATTCAATCGCAGGTTATCAACTTATTGATGGATCTTCAAGATGAAATGGGATTAACGTACCTATTTATATCCCACGACTTAAGTGTTGTAAAACATATCAGCGATAGAATTGGGGTAATGTATTTAGGAAGTATGGTTGAGCTAACCACGAAGGATGAGCTTTATAAATCACCATTACACCCGTATACACAGGCCTTATTATCTGCTATTCCTGTTCCAGATCCTACGATTAAAAGAAACCGAATCATATTGAAGGGAGATATTCCTAGCCCTGCAAATCCGCCAACAGGATGCAGATTTCATACGAGATGCCCTCATACAACAGAACGGTGCAAAGTCGAAATTCCTGAATTTAGAGAAGTGGCACCAGAACATTTTGTTGCTTGTCATTTAATATAATATATTGTAGTCTATAACTAAAGAACGGAGGGAAAAGAGCATGTTTAGAAAAAAAAGACAGAATGAAGGCCCCAAGTATTCAGAAAATGGCTTAGAGGATGACTTGGTATTTGATTGGACAGATATATTAGCGTTCATTATAGCAGCTTTTCAAGTGTTATTTCCTTACGTTGTAGGCGTTGTAGGCTCCTATCTCGTTGTTGTATTTTTATTAAGCCTCTGGATTAAATAATGTTGTATACGAAAATAAAATTTGTTCTCTCAGGTTCACAAACTTTATGTCCCACATAATTCTAGAAAGAGCTTAGAGTTCAAGTGCTCAAAATAAGATAAGGAGGGAATATTCTCTCCTTATCTTATTGCATAAAACAAGGGTTGATTATATAGTAGAATAGAGGAAAGAATAAATTGTAGGAGATGATATCAGATGGTAGGAAAAACAATGGAAGAGATCAAAATAGGTGACACGGCAAGTTTCGAGAAAACAATCACGGAAACCGATGTGTACTTGTACGCAGGAATTACTGGCGATTTAAATCCTGCTCATATCAATCAGGTTGAGGCAGAAAAGACGATGTTTAAAGGTAGAATTGCTCATGGAATGCTGACAGCTGGACTCATATCTGCAGTTTTAGGAATGCACCTCCCAGGACCTGGAACTATTTATTTGGCACAAGAATTAAAGTTTTTAGCACCAGTTAGAATCGGTGATACCGTAAAGGCTCAGGTGGAAGTGATCGAGATTATTGAAGAGAAGAAAAGAGTAAAGCTAAAAACCACATGTACAAACCAAGAGGGCACCTTAGTGTTAGATGGTGTTGCCACCGTAATGCCACCAAAAGGAAAATAGTAGAAAGTAGAAGTACATTATTTTGATTATAAGAGATTAAATGGACCTAAGATTCAAATGAAATATTGGAATAAAAACCAAAATAATACCTTTAAGTAAAAAAAAGGTATTATTTTTTTATGGAATATTTGAACAATTCTGTTCAAATTCATATTTTGTTAAGAAAAATTAAAAAGTACGGTATATTTTTTGAAGATTTATAAAAGAAGAAAAAATGAAGTTAAGACATGAAATATTGAAAAATCGGTAGGTATAAAACCGATATAATTTTGGTTAAAAAAATGACGAAGTTCAGCAATTCCAAATGTTAAGATATCTTAAGAAACTCGTATTCTTCTTGCAATGCTTACGAATACAGGTATATAATAGCTTTAATTTAGAAAATGCAAATGCTTATCGATTTTAAATTCTGCATGAAAAATTGCAAATATACAAAAAAGATAGGACTCGCATTTTTTATTATTAAATAAGCATTGTATATAATGAGGGAGGAAAAAAAGAATGTTTAAAAACAAGAAAATACTATCGTTAGTTAGTATGATGATTGTACTGATGTTAGCAGCTGTAGGCTGTGGCAAAGGCAGTGAAAACGCTAATGGCGGTAACGGCACAGTAAAAGATACATTAATTGTAGCGCAAGGTGCAGACGCTAAAACATTAGACCCACATGCATCGAACGATAACCCATCTTCAAGAGTAATCAAGCAAATTAATGAAACATTAGTAGTGCAAGATGAAAATATGGAGTTACAACCAGGACTTGCGGAATCTTGGGAAAAAATTGATGATTTAACATTTGAATTTAAATTAAAGCAAGGTGTTAAGTTCCACAACGGTGAAGAACTGAAAGCAAGTGATGTTAAATTCACATTATTAAGAGCTTTAGAGTCTCCGAATGTAGGACACATTGTTGGAGCAATCAATAAAAATGCAATTGAAATCGTAGACGATTACACAATTAGAATTGCAACAACAGAACCATTTGCTCCATTACTTGCTCATTTAGCACATACAGGCGCAAGTATTTTAAATGAAAAAGCTGTAACAGAAGCTGGCGATGATTATGGTCAAAAGCCAGTGGGTACAGGTGTATTTAAATTTGAGAACTGGATCAATGGTGACGAAATCAATTTAGTTCGATTCGAAGAATACCATGGTGAAAAAGCTAAAGTAGAAAAAATCAAATTTAGAAATATTGCAGAGGCAACAAATAGAACAATCAACCTTGAAACTGGTGAAGTAGACATTGTATATGATGTTTTACCAACGGATATGAAGAGAGTAGAAGAAAATGATAAATTAACATTAATGAGACAATCAAATTTATCAACAAACTATATTGGATTTAACGTTCAAAAGAAACCATTTGATGATGTAAGAGTACGTCAAGCAATCAACCATGCAATTGATATGGAATCTATTATTGAAGCAGTAATGCAAGGTGTAGGTAGTGTTGCTTACGGACCTTTAGGACCAAATGTTTGGGGTTCCAACCAAAACTTAAAACCATATGAGTACGATGTACAAAAAGCAAAAGAATTAATGAAAGAAGCAGGTCTTGAAAATGGATTTACAACATCTATTTGGACAAATGACAGTAAAACAAGAATGGATATCGCAGAAATCGTACAAAACCAATTAAAAGAAATTAATATTACAACTGAAGTAAAAGTAGTTGAGTGGGGAGCTTACCTAGATGGAACAGCTGCTGGAGAGCATGATATGTTCATCTTAGGTTGGGGTACTGTAACAGGAGATCCAGATTACGGTCTATATGCATTATTCCATTCTTCACAATTTGGAGACGCTGGTAATAGAACATTCTATGCGAACCCAAAAGTAGACGAATTATTAGAAAAGGCTAGAGTAAGTGTAGACCAAGCAGAAAGAGAAGCATTATATTTAGAAGCGCAAGAAATCATCAGAGATGATGCTCCGTGGATTTTCTTAAACAATAGTGAAAACGTAGATGGTGTAAGAAGTAATGTAAAAGGATTCGTACAACATCCAGCTGGACACCATAGATTAAATTCAGTATATTTTGAGTAATACAAACTAAATAACTACAAGGGATAGGGTCATAACAATAAATGACCCTATCAACCTATAGTTAGTAGAAAGTAAAAATGGAATAGTTTGAAAATTCAGGAAGGAGGATTCATAGTGCATAAATATATTATTAAGAGAATTGCGATGCTAATTCCCGTTATGTTGGGTGTATCCTTTATTGTATTTACATTGATGTATATGACACCAGGAGATCCAGCAAAGATTATGCTAGGTGAATCAGCACCGAAGGAAGAAGTTGAAAAATTAAGAGAGGAATTAGGGTTAAATGATCCATTCCTTGTTCAATATGGAAATTATGTAAAAAAGGCAGTATTTGATCAAGATATCGGTCGTTCCTATGCAACAAAGCGACCTGTAGCAAATGAAATTATGTCTAGATTCCCAGCTACTTTAAAGCTAGCATCCATCGGGGTTTTAGTAGCGGTATCAATCGGTATTCCAGTAGGAATCATATCTGCAACAAAACAATATACAATATTTGACCAGGTAAGTATGGTACTGGCTTTAGTAGGGGTTTCAATGCCAAACTTCTGGCAAGGACTGATGCTCATTCTACTATTCTCAGTAAAACTAGGATGGCTACCAGCCTCTGGCTTTACCAGTCTAAAACACATGGTATTACCAGCCCTTACTTTAGGAACAGGATCTGCAGCCACAATTACACGTATGACTCGATCCAGTATGCTTGAAGTCATTCGTGCCGATTATATTAGAACTGCCAGAGCAAAGGGACAAGCAGAGTCCGTTGTAATCAATACCCATGCATTAAAGAATGCACTTATTCCAATTATTACAGTTGTAGGTCTTCAATTTGGAGGACTTTTAGGCGGGGCTGTATTAACCGAATCTATCTACTCAATTCCAGGGGTAGGACGTTTAATGGTAGATTCAATTAAATCAAGAGACTTCCCGATTGTACAAGGTGGCGTATTATTCATTGCGATTACTTTTAGTGCAATAAACCTTCTTGTAGATATTCTATATGCCTTTGTAGACCCTAGAATCAAATCACAGTACAAATAAATAGAGAATATAACATTTCAATCGGAAAAGGAGGCAAATTTATGTCATTAGAAAAAACATCTACTAAAACCATAGATGTTACAAATAACAATGCTGCAAAGAAAAAGAAAAAAACAGGACCTTGGCGAGACGTGTTCAATCGATTAAAGAAAAACAAAATGGCAATGTTCGGCCTAGTTATTATTATTCTTTTAGTGTTCCTTGCACTTTCTGCGGACTTTATAGCGCCATACGGATACGATGATCAAAATCTAAAGGATCGATTAATCTCACCAAACTCACAGTATTTATTAGGAACAGACAACTTTGGTAGAGATATTTTAAGCCGTATTATTTATGGATCAAGAATCTCCCTACAGGTAGGATTTATCGCCGTAGGTATTTCAGCCATCATAGGCGGAGCCTTGGGCTCTATTGCAGGATACTATGGTGGTAGACTAGATAACTTCATCATGAGAGCTATGGATATTCTCCTTGCAATTCCAAGTATATTACTTGCCATATCCATTGTAGCAGCTCTAGGACCAGGATTACAAAACGTAATGATCGCTGTAGGGATTGGATCCATTCCGTCCTATGCCCGTATCGTTAGAGCATCGGTATTATCCATAAGAGATCAAGAATTCGTTGAAGCAGCCAGAGCTGTAGGAGCAAACGACTTTAGGATCATTACAAAACATATTCTGCCAAATGCAATGGCACCAATTATCGTACAAGCAACATTAGGTGTTGCA
Above is a genomic segment from Alkaliphilus oremlandii OhILAs containing:
- a CDS encoding ABC transporter permease — its product is MSLEKTSTKTIDVTNNNAAKKKKKTGPWRDVFNRLKKNKMAMFGLVIIILLVFLALSADFIAPYGYDDQNLKDRLISPNSQYLLGTDNFGRDILSRIIYGSRISLQVGFIAVGISAIIGGALGSIAGYYGGRLDNFIMRAMDILLAIPSILLAISIVAALGPGLQNVMIAVGIGSIPSYARIVRASVLSIRDQEFVEAARAVGANDFRIITKHILPNAMAPIIVQATLGVAGAILSAAGLSFIGLGIQPPTPEWGAMLSSGREYLRDNWYVATFPGLAIMITIFALNLLGDGLRDALDPRLKN
- a CDS encoding glutathione ABC transporter substrate-binding protein is translated as MFKNKKILSLVSMMIVLMLAAVGCGKGSENANGGNGTVKDTLIVAQGADAKTLDPHASNDNPSSRVIKQINETLVVQDENMELQPGLAESWEKIDDLTFEFKLKQGVKFHNGEELKASDVKFTLLRALESPNVGHIVGAINKNAIEIVDDYTIRIATTEPFAPLLAHLAHTGASILNEKAVTEAGDDYGQKPVGTGVFKFENWINGDEINLVRFEEYHGEKAKVEKIKFRNIAEATNRTINLETGEVDIVYDVLPTDMKRVEENDKLTLMRQSNLSTNYIGFNVQKKPFDDVRVRQAINHAIDMESIIEAVMQGVGSVAYGPLGPNVWGSNQNLKPYEYDVQKAKELMKEAGLENGFTTSIWTNDSKTRMDIAEIVQNQLKEINITTEVKVVEWGAYLDGTAAGEHDMFILGWGTVTGDPDYGLYALFHSSQFGDAGNRTFYANPKVDELLEKARVSVDQAEREALYLEAQEIIRDDAPWIFLNNSENVDGVRSNVKGFVQHPAGHHRLNSVYFE
- a CDS encoding ABC transporter ATP-binding protein, with amino-acid sequence MKNLLEVKNLKTHFYTEDGIVPAVNGVDFNLKPGETLGIVGESGCGKSITSMSIMRLIPTPPGKIVGGEILFEDRDIVKMSEAEIRKIRGNDIAMIFQEPMTSLNPVFTIGSQIMEAIMLHQKMDKKAARGKCIEMLRLVGIPRADEVVDDYPHQFSGGMRQRAMIAMALSCNPKLLIADEPTTALDVTIQAQIIELMKELKEKLNTAIMLITHDLGVVAEMADHVIVMYAGRIVEDANVIDLFKDPKHPYTIGLMKSKPSLEGSAKRLDVIPGSVPNPLAMPEGCSFHPRCSHAMEVCKKQVPELTSIGGGRKVRCWLYNNEREVE
- a CDS encoding MaoC family dehydratase, whose amino-acid sequence is MVGKTMEEIKIGDTASFEKTITETDVYLYAGITGDLNPAHINQVEAEKTMFKGRIAHGMLTAGLISAVLGMHLPGPGTIYLAQELKFLAPVRIGDTVKAQVEVIEIIEEKKRVKLKTTCTNQEGTLVLDGVATVMPPKGK
- the nikB gene encoding nickel ABC transporter permease, whose protein sequence is MHKYIIKRIAMLIPVMLGVSFIVFTLMYMTPGDPAKIMLGESAPKEEVEKLREELGLNDPFLVQYGNYVKKAVFDQDIGRSYATKRPVANEIMSRFPATLKLASIGVLVAVSIGIPVGIISATKQYTIFDQVSMVLALVGVSMPNFWQGLMLILLFSVKLGWLPASGFTSLKHMVLPALTLGTGSAATITRMTRSSMLEVIRADYIRTARAKGQAESVVINTHALKNALIPIITVVGLQFGGLLGGAVLTESIYSIPGVGRLMVDSIKSRDFPIVQGGVLFIAITFSAINLLVDILYAFVDPRIKSQYK
- a CDS encoding ABC transporter ATP-binding protein; this encodes MAELIKETENLVVVKNLKKYFPIKGGFLKRTIGHVRAVEDISFTIKRGETLGIVGESGCGKSTTGRTILNLLEKTDGEVYYRGKEIFGLSKEELIQLRTKMQIVFQDPYSSLNPRLTVAQIVGEALVHHGMAKKGKEVNDRVSDIIEKCGLAPYHIRRYPHEFSGGQRQRIGIARALALNPEFIVCDEPVSALDVSIQSQVINLLMDLQDEMGLTYLFISHDLSVVKHISDRIGVMYLGSMVELTTKDELYKSPLHPYTQALLSAIPVPDPTIKRNRIILKGDIPSPANPPTGCRFHTRCPHTTERCKVEIPEFREVAPEHFVACHLI